A window of the Radiobacillus deserti genome harbors these coding sequences:
- the sleB gene encoding spore cortex-lytic enzyme: protein MGFAILTAVTTFEKPAEAFSGQVIQQGATGDDVIELQARLQYLGYYNSQIDGVFGWGTYWALRNFQYEFGLEIDGLAGQETKQKLVDASQYDRAFVKKNVDAGNKFTYYGGTPKEQQVKKKNNTTNNKQQGNQGKQNQQAKQGNQQTKTKNNNKSDTPQPTATNVPAGFSQNDIKLMANAVHGEARGEPYEGQVAVAAVILNRIESPSFPNTVSGVIFEPRAFTAVADGQIWLTPDESSKKAVLDAINGWDPTGNAIYYFNPNTATSSWIWGRPQIKRIGKHIFCL from the coding sequence ATGGGCTTTGCAATTTTGACAGCAGTCACAACATTTGAAAAACCTGCTGAAGCATTTAGTGGTCAAGTTATTCAGCAGGGTGCTACAGGTGATGATGTCATAGAATTACAGGCAAGATTACAGTACTTAGGATATTATAATAGCCAAATTGATGGTGTATTTGGCTGGGGAACCTATTGGGCACTACGAAACTTTCAGTATGAGTTCGGATTAGAAATTGACGGTCTTGCAGGACAGGAGACAAAACAAAAGCTGGTAGATGCGAGCCAATATGATCGGGCTTTTGTAAAGAAGAATGTAGATGCGGGAAATAAATTTACTTACTATGGGGGAACACCGAAGGAACAACAGGTAAAGAAAAAGAACAACACCACGAATAACAAGCAGCAAGGGAATCAAGGGAAGCAAAATCAACAAGCGAAGCAAGGAAATCAACAAACAAAAACAAAAAACAATAACAAATCGGATACCCCACAACCAACTGCAACCAATGTACCTGCAGGGTTCTCGCAAAATGATATAAAGCTAATGGCAAATGCTGTGCACGGGGAGGCACGTGGGGAACCTTATGAAGGACAGGTCGCAGTTGCTGCAGTCATTCTTAACCGGATTGAGAGTCCTTCTTTTCCAAATACTGTGTCAGGTGTCATTTTTGAACCGCGTGCGTTTACTGCTGTTGCGGACGGACAAATTTGGTTAACTCCGGATGAGTCATCCAAAAAAGCGGTTTTAGATGCAATTAATGGTTGGGACCCAACCGGTAATGCGATTTATTACTTCAATCCTAATACGGCTACCTCAAGTTGGATTTGGGGTAGACCACAGATCAAGCGAATTGGGAAACATATCTTTTGTTTGTAA
- a CDS encoding lysophospholipid acyltransferase family protein: MNLYYIGKLLVGIYLRIIYRIQVVGKEHVPKSGPVIICSNHISNWDPPLVGVTCPRPIHFMAKEELFRNRFIGGLLKRLQAFPIKRGMKDRNALRQGLDILKDGKTLGLFPEGTRSKTGEIGEGLAGAGFFASRSSATVIPCAIIGPYEKLKPLRVIYGKPIAMQELRDKKANAQEVTDAIMGDIKKLLDQHK, encoded by the coding sequence ATGAATCTATACTATATCGGAAAACTTTTAGTTGGAATTTATCTTCGAATTATCTATCGTATTCAAGTAGTTGGAAAAGAACATGTACCGAAAAGCGGACCTGTCATTATTTGTTCGAATCATATTTCAAACTGGGATCCGCCACTAGTTGGGGTAACTTGCCCACGTCCTATTCATTTTATGGCAAAAGAAGAGTTATTTCGGAACAGGTTCATTGGAGGATTGTTAAAAAGACTTCAGGCATTCCCTATTAAAAGAGGAATGAAGGACCGAAATGCACTCCGCCAAGGATTAGATATTTTAAAAGACGGGAAAACATTAGGGTTGTTCCCTGAGGGTACAAGAAGTAAAACTGGTGAAATTGGAGAAGGACTTGCGGGAGCAGGCTTCTTCGCTAGTCGTTCATCCGCCACTGTAATACCATGTGCCATTATTGGTCCGTATGAAAAACTTAAACCATTAAGAGTTATTTATGGTAAGCCTATTGCGATGCAAGAATTAAGGGATAAGAAAGCAAATGCCCAAGAAGTAACGGATGCTATCATGGGAGATATTAAAAAATTGCTCGATCAACACAAATAA
- a CDS encoding YIEGIA family protein: MTEYTYPIIFGVIVGTLSRILMLRTDYRQYPTYLHGRVIHISLGFIAAALGTVAVPAIMEKEFTAVTFLTIAASQFREVRNMERNTLTELDAFEMVPRGKTYIEGIAVAFEGRNYLVILTSFMGTLAYLVFNIWIAVIVVILCFIIIKKLMSGSNLKEIVHIEHCPIHFEGAGLYVDDIYIMNIGLPERQQEILKYGMGFVLTPKNFDIRTTIANFGQRQAILHDVSVSLGVFHDSGTPALVPLIKRDLDTGRIGVFVLPQDRDIDKAITTIGAVPVLENAIRKPSESKASKKEGTPHANRESSSGRYHNEQSKD, translated from the coding sequence ATGACAGAATATACATATCCAATAATTTTTGGGGTGATTGTTGGGACGTTATCAAGAATATTAATGCTGCGTACAGATTATCGACAATATCCTACGTACTTACACGGAAGGGTCATCCATATTTCGCTAGGATTCATAGCCGCTGCACTTGGGACTGTCGCAGTGCCAGCAATTATGGAAAAAGAGTTTACCGCAGTTACCTTTTTGACGATTGCTGCTTCTCAATTCCGGGAAGTGAGAAATATGGAACGGAATACGTTAACAGAGCTGGACGCTTTTGAAATGGTTCCACGGGGTAAAACATATATTGAGGGGATTGCGGTAGCCTTTGAGGGGCGAAACTATTTAGTAATCTTAACTTCTTTTATGGGAACATTAGCTTACTTGGTATTTAACATTTGGATCGCAGTCATCGTCGTGATTCTTTGTTTTATTATTATTAAAAAGCTGATGAGTGGTTCAAATTTAAAGGAGATTGTCCACATAGAGCACTGTCCTATTCACTTTGAAGGTGCGGGGTTATATGTAGATGATATTTACATTATGAATATTGGTTTGCCAGAGAGACAGCAAGAAATTTTAAAGTATGGAATGGGGTTTGTTTTAACGCCTAAAAACTTTGACATTCGAACAACGATTGCGAATTTTGGACAGAGACAAGCAATATTACATGACGTTTCTGTTTCATTAGGAGTGTTTCATGATTCAGGGACTCCTGCTTTAGTTCCTTTAATTAAACGGGATTTGGACACTGGAAGAATTGGTGTATTCGTTTTGCCGCAGGATCGTGATATTGATAAAGCAATTACAACCATTGGAGCTGTCCCAGTATTAGAAAATGCCATTAGAAAGCCTTCTGAGTCCAAAGCTAGTAAAAAGGAGGGGACACCACATGCGAATAGAGAAAGCAGTTCTGGCCGTTATCACAACGAACAAAGCAAAGATTGA
- the ypeB gene encoding germination protein YpeB codes for MLRWIGIAVLTVGLIATGVWGYQEHREKNAVLIQAENTYQRSFHDLSYHMDLLHDKIGTTLAMNSREQLSPQLAEIWRLTSEAQSDVGQLPLALLPFNKTEEFLAKVGTFSYRTAVRDLNNKPLSDEEVEQLKTLYEQSGNIEQELRKVQSLVLDNNLRWMDVQLALASSEQKADNTIIDGFKTVEETVKGFDEGNLGPMLTGVSSENHEYKYIQGNKISEKEAKQKARDIFGLKKDTEIRITKSGDGANVAMYSASYKENGKHGYLDLSVKGGHLLSYIVNRDIQKKKISLHEARQKAEKYLEGYGFENMQLFQSSQYDNVGVFNFLYTQDNVRMYPDSIQVKVGLDNGELLGLSSRNFYMNHQERKLSEPGITEEEAREKVNPNVKIQEAYLAVINNDMQEEVLVYEFLGVLGNETYRIFINANTGVEEKVEKLKTTELKFKDNV; via the coding sequence ATGTTGAGATGGATTGGTATTGCTGTATTAACAGTTGGCTTAATCGCAACAGGAGTTTGGGGATATCAAGAACATCGTGAGAAGAATGCAGTATTAATTCAAGCAGAAAACACCTATCAAAGATCGTTCCATGACCTTTCCTATCATATGGACCTACTACACGATAAAATAGGGACAACACTTGCAATGAATTCGAGAGAACAACTATCGCCTCAACTTGCAGAAATATGGCGTTTAACATCGGAGGCACAAAGTGATGTCGGTCAGCTACCATTAGCATTACTCCCATTTAATAAAACGGAGGAATTTCTAGCGAAAGTAGGAACGTTCAGCTATCGAACAGCGGTAAGAGATTTAAACAATAAACCCTTATCCGATGAAGAAGTGGAACAATTGAAAACCTTATATGAACAATCAGGGAATATTGAACAAGAACTTCGGAAAGTTCAGAGCTTAGTACTTGATAACAATTTGCGTTGGATGGATGTACAGCTAGCATTAGCTAGTAGTGAACAGAAGGCAGATAATACTATCATCGATGGTTTTAAAACTGTTGAGGAAACGGTCAAGGGATTTGATGAAGGAAATTTAGGTCCTATGTTAACAGGTGTATCTTCTGAGAATCACGAGTATAAGTATATACAAGGAAACAAAATTTCAGAAAAAGAAGCAAAACAAAAAGCTAGAGATATCTTCGGTTTAAAAAAAGACACAGAAATACGCATAACGAAAAGCGGAGATGGAGCGAATGTCGCGATGTATAGCGCATCTTATAAAGAGAATGGAAAGCATGGTTATTTAGATTTATCAGTAAAGGGTGGACATTTGCTATCCTATATCGTTAATCGAGATATCCAAAAGAAAAAAATCAGCTTGCATGAAGCTAGACAAAAAGCAGAGAAGTATTTAGAAGGCTATGGCTTTGAAAATATGCAGCTCTTTCAAAGTAGTCAGTATGATAATGTCGGTGTCTTTAATTTCCTATATACACAGGATAATGTTCGAATGTATCCTGATTCCATTCAAGTGAAAGTTGGATTGGATAACGGCGAATTATTAGGACTCTCTAGTCGAAACTTTTACATGAATCACCAGGAACGCAAACTATCTGAACCAGGTATTACGGAAGAAGAGGCGAGAGAGAAAGTGAATCCTAATGTAAAAATACAGGAAGCTTACCTCGCGGTTATTAATAATGATATGCAAGAGGAAGTACTTGTTTATGAGTTTTTGGGTGTCTTAGGAAATGAGACATACCGCATATTCATTAATGCAAATACGGGAGTAGAAGAAAAGGTTGAAAAATTAAAAACAACAGAGCTGAAATTTAAGGACAATGTGTAG
- a CDS encoding flagellar brake protein translates to MTKIGLPLTLEYKVNGDSEIYRCKIVEEEAHRIYIDYPIHTISGRTGLFEKGAEFYASFVGTNNSVYQFETHIEGKKNLNIPTLVLSFPGDEKLIRIQRRQYVRIESYLDISIHDSERNVPPLTTVTQDISGGGVSVILPSNERVKPGMILDIWLVLPMDSGTNEYIHAKTKAIRVREGNEHSSTLSLKFDEIADKDRQSIIRYCFEKQLMDRKKGIK, encoded by the coding sequence ATGACAAAAATCGGCCTACCGCTTACCTTGGAGTATAAGGTGAATGGGGATAGTGAAATATATAGATGCAAAATTGTAGAAGAAGAAGCGCATCGTATTTATATAGATTATCCTATCCATACTATTTCTGGGCGGACAGGGTTGTTTGAAAAGGGTGCAGAATTTTATGCTAGTTTCGTTGGTACAAACAATTCTGTTTATCAATTCGAAACGCATATCGAAGGAAAGAAAAATTTAAATATCCCAACGTTAGTGCTAAGTTTTCCGGGAGACGAAAAGTTAATTCGCATTCAAAGAAGACAGTATGTAAGAATTGAGAGCTATTTAGACATATCCATACACGATTCTGAACGTAACGTTCCACCATTGACTACCGTAACGCAGGATATTAGTGGTGGTGGAGTATCTGTCATTCTTCCTTCTAATGAGAGAGTGAAGCCAGGGATGATATTAGACATTTGGCTGGTACTTCCGATGGATTCTGGTACAAATGAATATATCCATGCTAAAACGAAAGCGATTCGTGTTCGAGAAGGAAACGAGCATTCATCGACCCTGTCATTAAAGTTTGATGAAATAGCAGATAAAGACCGCCAATCCATTATTCGATATTGTTTTGAAAAGCAGTTAATGGATAGAAAAAAAGGGATTAAGTAA
- the der gene encoding ribosome biogenesis GTPase Der, which yields MRKSVVAIVGRPNVGKSTIFNRLVGERISIVEDVPGVTRDRIYSSAEWLHTTFNLIDTGGIEIGDEPLLVQMRQQAEVAVDEADVIIFMVNGREGITGADEEVAKLLYKSNKPVVLAVNKVDNPDMRESVYEFYSLGFGEPFPISGTHGLGLGDLLDEVIKHFPDQEMEEADDDTIHFSLIGRPNVGKSSLVNALLNQERVIVSDIAGTTRDAVDTPFTKDDRDFVIIDTAGMRKRGKIYESTEKYSILRALKAIERSDVVLTLIDAETGIIEQDKKIAGYAHQAGKAVIIVVNKWDKIETTEKSMKEFEEKIRAHFQFLDYAPIVFLSAKTKKRTHTLLPKVLEASENHSKRVETSVLNDVIMDALAMNPAPTLKGQKLKVLYATQVAVKPPTFVVFVNDPELMHFSYERFLENRIREAFGFEGTPIKIFARRRA from the coding sequence ATGAGAAAATCAGTAGTAGCAATAGTCGGAAGACCGAACGTCGGGAAATCGACTATTTTTAATAGGTTAGTAGGGGAACGTATCTCTATCGTTGAGGATGTTCCTGGAGTAACACGTGACCGTATTTACTCCTCAGCAGAATGGTTGCATACTACTTTTAACCTGATCGATACAGGTGGAATAGAAATAGGCGATGAGCCACTTCTTGTTCAAATGAGACAGCAAGCAGAAGTTGCTGTAGACGAAGCCGATGTTATTATTTTTATGGTAAATGGACGTGAGGGTATAACAGGTGCTGATGAAGAAGTGGCGAAGTTGTTATATAAATCGAATAAACCAGTCGTGTTAGCGGTTAATAAAGTAGATAATCCTGATATGAGAGAATCTGTTTATGAATTCTACTCCTTAGGATTTGGGGAGCCATTCCCGATTTCCGGAACACATGGTTTAGGATTAGGAGATTTGTTAGATGAGGTAATAAAGCACTTTCCTGATCAAGAGATGGAAGAAGCTGACGATGATACGATTCATTTTAGTCTAATTGGACGACCGAATGTGGGGAAATCATCTTTGGTAAATGCTTTGCTTAATCAGGAGCGAGTTATTGTAAGTGATATTGCTGGAACTACTCGTGATGCTGTCGATACTCCTTTTACGAAGGATGATCGAGATTTCGTTATTATCGACACCGCAGGAATGCGTAAACGTGGAAAGATTTACGAATCTACGGAAAAATACAGTATTTTACGTGCGCTAAAAGCGATTGAACGTTCCGATGTCGTGTTGACATTAATTGACGCAGAAACAGGGATTATAGAGCAAGATAAAAAAATCGCTGGTTATGCTCATCAAGCTGGTAAAGCAGTCATCATTGTTGTGAACAAGTGGGATAAAATAGAAACGACAGAGAAATCCATGAAAGAATTTGAAGAAAAAATTCGTGCACATTTTCAATTTTTAGACTATGCACCAATAGTTTTCTTATCAGCAAAAACGAAGAAACGAACCCATACCTTACTCCCAAAAGTGTTGGAAGCTAGTGAAAACCATTCTAAACGAGTTGAAACAAGTGTATTAAATGACGTTATTATGGATGCACTAGCCATGAATCCGGCACCAACACTGAAAGGTCAAAAACTGAAGGTACTGTATGCCACTCAGGTTGCCGTGAAGCCGCCAACGTTTGTCGTCTTCGTAAATGATCCAGAATTAATGCACTTTTCTT
- the cmk gene encoding (d)CMP kinase, giving the protein MSTKIAIAIDGPAAAGKSTVAKQVARRLSYIYIDTGAMYRAITYKSLQQGLELEDEKSVYEVLVQTDIALVQTKDGQNVLLDGQDVTEEIRKQDVTNSVSIVAKHALIRKEMVERQQAMASQRGVVMDGRDIGTHVIPDAEVKIFLIASVEERAVRRHQENKQKGFPSELEQLKREIATRDKLDSEREVSPLVKAEDAVEIDTTSLSIQEVVDRILSVVESVKEG; this is encoded by the coding sequence ATGTCAACAAAGATAGCTATTGCAATTGATGGACCAGCTGCAGCAGGGAAGAGTACCGTTGCCAAGCAGGTGGCTAGGCGTTTATCTTACATATATATTGATACAGGAGCCATGTATCGTGCTATAACATATAAATCTTTACAACAAGGTTTAGAGTTAGAGGATGAAAAATCTGTTTATGAAGTATTAGTTCAGACTGATATTGCTCTTGTTCAAACGAAAGATGGACAAAACGTATTATTAGATGGTCAGGATGTAACAGAGGAAATACGCAAACAAGATGTTACCAACTCTGTATCCATTGTTGCAAAGCACGCTCTAATTAGAAAAGAAATGGTGGAACGGCAGCAAGCAATGGCTTCCCAACGTGGAGTGGTAATGGATGGTCGTGATATAGGTACGCACGTAATCCCGGATGCGGAAGTCAAAATATTCTTAATTGCTTCTGTGGAAGAAAGAGCGGTCCGTCGTCACCAAGAAAATAAACAAAAAGGATTCCCGTCTGAGTTGGAGCAATTAAAAAGAGAGATTGCTACTCGGGATAAGTTAGATTCGGAACGGGAAGTGTCGCCTCTAGTAAAAGCCGAAGATGCTGTGGAGATAGATACGACATCTCTTTCCATCCAAGAGGTAGTTGATCGAATCTTATCTGTCGTCGAATCTGTTAAAGAAGGGTAA
- a CDS encoding YphA family membrane protein, translated as MEGFLFLWISWMIWIIVTFLLPKTSTRTVCAIFILSTISLSSVYIVLDGLTIYVSIMVLFICGLWLISETGHWLRYILTSTAVGLGFTGYLFWEQIMPVMLLLSRNIVIPFIASLLLFFITKNARDQLAVWISSACLGECIHSFILHGYGVNTSVGELRFLDVICTTIAFLFVMHGFMVFRRKLYNAIDWLEKQNNEVKS; from the coding sequence ATGGAAGGATTTCTTTTTTTGTGGATTAGCTGGATGATATGGATTATCGTTACTTTTTTATTACCGAAAACTTCCACAAGAACGGTTTGTGCCATTTTCATTTTGTCCACTATATCTTTGTCTAGCGTTTACATTGTTCTGGACGGATTAACGATTTATGTTTCCATCATGGTTCTATTTATATGTGGCTTATGGTTGATATCCGAGACAGGGCACTGGTTACGCTACATTCTGACTTCCACGGCAGTTGGATTAGGCTTCACTGGCTATTTGTTCTGGGAGCAAATAATGCCTGTCATGCTACTCTTATCTCGTAATATAGTCATCCCGTTTATTGCTTCTCTCCTTTTATTTTTTATTACAAAAAATGCACGAGATCAACTTGCGGTTTGGATATCGAGTGCTTGTTTAGGCGAATGTATCCACTCCTTCATCCTTCACGGCTACGGGGTAAACACTTCAGTAGGAGAACTACGTTTTTTAGATGTTATCTGTACCACTATTGCATTTCTGTTTGTCATGCATGGTTTTATGGTGTTTCGGCGTAAACTATATAACGCGATTGATTGGTTAGAAAAGCAAAACAACGAGGTGAAATCATGA
- the rpsA gene encoding 30S ribosomal protein S1, with product MDEMNQEVSEFKELSVGDQVTGTVVKVEEKQVLVDIGYKVEGIVPISELSSLHLESCADAVKEGDSITLKVKKVDDEEIVLSKRAVDADQAWDDLQAKFESGEVFEAEVKDVVKGGLVVDVGLRGFIPASLVESYYVENFDDYKNKTLTLKVVELDKSQNRVILSHRAVSEAEEAKQKQDLLHSIEEGQVIEGKVQRLTDFGVFVDIGGIDGLVHISQLSHQHVEKASDVVSEGDTIKVKVLSIDRDTERISLSLKETLPGPWDGVESKLQPGDIIDGTVRRLVQFGAFVELFPGVEGLVHISQIANRHIGTPQEVLEVGQTVQVKVLDVSEADQRISLSIKEIEEDQQQEDIKQYEKEEDHSGFQLGDMIGDKLDKYK from the coding sequence ATGGACGAAATGAATCAAGAAGTGTCAGAGTTTAAAGAACTTTCTGTGGGTGATCAAGTGACGGGTACTGTTGTAAAAGTAGAAGAAAAACAGGTACTCGTTGATATCGGATACAAAGTGGAAGGTATTGTGCCTATTAGCGAATTATCTAGCCTTCACTTAGAGTCATGTGCCGATGCCGTAAAAGAAGGAGATTCAATCACCTTAAAGGTGAAAAAAGTAGACGATGAAGAAATTGTACTATCAAAACGTGCAGTAGACGCGGATCAAGCATGGGATGATCTTCAAGCCAAATTTGAATCTGGTGAAGTATTCGAAGCAGAAGTAAAAGATGTAGTAAAAGGTGGACTTGTTGTAGATGTTGGGCTTCGCGGATTTATTCCAGCTTCGCTCGTAGAATCTTACTATGTAGAAAACTTTGATGATTATAAAAACAAGACGCTTACACTAAAAGTGGTCGAACTTGATAAGTCTCAGAATAGAGTCATTCTTTCTCACCGTGCGGTTTCGGAAGCAGAGGAAGCGAAACAAAAACAAGATTTACTTCACTCTATTGAGGAAGGACAAGTCATTGAAGGGAAAGTACAACGTCTAACAGATTTCGGTGTGTTTGTGGACATCGGTGGAATTGACGGACTCGTACACATTTCACAGCTATCGCATCAACATGTTGAAAAAGCCAGTGACGTTGTTTCAGAAGGGGATACGATTAAAGTAAAAGTACTATCCATAGATCGAGATACGGAACGCATCTCTTTATCCTTAAAAGAAACACTGCCTGGTCCATGGGATGGAGTTGAAAGCAAGCTACAACCTGGCGATATTATCGATGGGACTGTAAGAAGACTCGTGCAATTCGGTGCGTTTGTTGAACTTTTCCCTGGAGTAGAAGGCTTAGTTCATATTTCACAGATTGCGAACCGACATATTGGTACCCCACAAGAAGTGTTGGAAGTTGGACAAACGGTTCAAGTGAAAGTATTAGATGTAAGTGAAGCGGATCAGCGCATTTCATTAAGTATTAAGGAAATTGAGGAAGACCAGCAACAAGAAGATATTAAGCAATATGAAAAAGAAGAGGACCACTCTGGTTTCCAACTTGGCGATATGATTGGTGATAAATTAGATAAGTATAAGTAA
- a CDS encoding DUF5359 family protein, which yields MKRVERWCLSLLFLHGLLLIFAQLLISQSDFELYTNPVFEYIGVNEQGNANIVKTIDSFFSDVLSF from the coding sequence GTGAAACGAGTAGAACGCTGGTGTCTTTCCTTACTTTTTCTACATGGACTGCTTCTCATCTTTGCCCAACTTCTTATCAGTCAGTCAGATTTTGAGTTATATACGAACCCTGTATTTGAATATATTGGGGTAAACGAGCAAGGTAACGCAAACATAGTAAAAACAATAGACTCTTTTTTTAGTGATGTGTTATCCTTTTAA
- a CDS encoding asparaginase codes for MKKILIIHTGGTISMMEDKISRTVSPTGEHPLGKMTNLFDEYAETSEEYLFHLPSPHITPTHMLELAKVVEARLNEVDGVVITHGTDTLEETAYFLDLYLDSDKPIVVTGAMRSSNEIGSDGLYNLICSIRVASHDNANRKGVMVVMNDEIHTAHNVTKTSTSNIATFQSPQYGPIGIVTKHNVFFHQQLTERETCKVHQLTHKVVLLKAYAGMDGDIISAVHHAKMDGLVIEGLGQGNLPKDTVGALERVLADHIPVVLVSRCYQGIVQPTYTYDGGGSHLRDIGVIFSNGLTGPKARIKLMMTLEKTKDYKEIKALFE; via the coding sequence ATGAAGAAGATTTTAATCATTCACACTGGTGGTACCATTTCGATGATGGAAGACAAAATATCTCGAACCGTTTCTCCAACAGGAGAACACCCACTAGGGAAAATGACGAACCTATTTGATGAATATGCGGAAACGTCTGAAGAATATCTATTCCACCTTCCTTCCCCTCATATAACGCCAACACATATGTTAGAGTTAGCGAAAGTTGTCGAGGCTCGATTGAATGAAGTAGATGGAGTTGTCATTACACACGGAACCGATACGTTAGAAGAAACAGCATATTTCCTAGATTTATATTTGGATTCAGACAAGCCAATTGTCGTCACAGGCGCCATGCGCTCAAGTAATGAAATTGGATCTGATGGACTTTACAACTTAATCTGTTCCATTCGCGTTGCTAGTCATGATAACGCTAATCGTAAAGGGGTTATGGTCGTTATGAATGATGAAATACATACCGCTCACAACGTCACGAAAACCTCTACTAGCAATATTGCAACCTTTCAAAGCCCACAATATGGACCAATTGGTATTGTTACAAAGCATAATGTCTTTTTTCATCAGCAGCTTACAGAGCGAGAAACTTGTAAAGTTCATCAATTAACTCATAAAGTTGTTTTATTAAAAGCTTATGCAGGAATGGATGGAGACATTATTTCCGCTGTACATCATGCCAAGATGGACGGGTTAGTCATTGAAGGACTGGGACAAGGAAATCTCCCTAAAGACACAGTTGGCGCATTAGAAAGAGTGCTTGCAGACCATATTCCTGTTGTTCTTGTATCAAGATGCTATCAAGGGATTGTGCAACCTACTTATACATATGATGGTGGAGGAAGCCATTTAAGAGATATTGGCGTCATTTTTTCCAATGGACTCACAGGACCAAAAGCAAGAATTAAATTAATGATGACCTTGGAGAAAACAAAAGATTACAAAGAAATTAAGGCATTATTTGAATAA
- the prsW gene encoding glutamic-type intramembrane protease PrsW, whose amino-acid sequence MFAILTAGIAPTLALLAFFYLKDRFDSEPLAMVFRTFLYGALLVFPIMFIQYAFMEEGFGLNPFIYSFLITGFLEEFFKWFIFLYTVYKYSDFDYMYDGIVYGAALSLGFATVENILYLVAHGVENAFSRALFPVSSHALFGVIMGFYIGKAKFAKKKRKFTLLYALLLTVCLHGTYDYILETTNGNWIYVLIPFMIGLWVLALRKVKVANQHSLKKVIYEVPFKHHA is encoded by the coding sequence ATGTTTGCGATTCTGACTGCGGGAATTGCACCGACACTAGCTTTGTTGGCCTTCTTTTATTTGAAAGATCGCTTCGATTCTGAACCGCTGGCCATGGTGTTCCGAACCTTTTTATATGGGGCTTTGCTTGTTTTTCCTATTATGTTTATTCAGTATGCCTTTATGGAAGAAGGTTTTGGACTAAATCCCTTCATCTATTCTTTCCTGATAACGGGTTTCCTTGAGGAATTTTTTAAATGGTTTATTTTCCTATATACCGTCTACAAGTATTCGGATTTTGATTATATGTACGATGGAATTGTATATGGAGCCGCTTTGAGCTTAGGGTTTGCTACAGTGGAAAATATTCTTTATTTAGTTGCCCATGGCGTGGAAAATGCCTTTAGTCGGGCGCTATTCCCTGTATCATCTCATGCATTATTTGGGGTGATTATGGGATTCTATATTGGGAAAGCGAAATTTGCTAAGAAAAAGCGGAAATTTACTCTTCTATATGCGCTCCTCCTCACTGTTTGTTTGCATGGAACATATGATTATATTCTCGAAACGACTAACGGAAATTGGATTTATGTTTTAATCCCATTTATGATTGGTCTCTGGGTGCTTGCGCTTAGAAAAGTAAAAGTTGCGAACCAGCATAGTTTGAAAAAAGTAATCTATGAGGTTCCATTTAAACATCACGCATAG
- a CDS encoding capping complex subunit for YIEGIA, translating into MRIEKAVLAVITTNKAKIDGGAPIFLCDTSEEMENVAKNLEAILDGISHALSNEMQIIVKH; encoded by the coding sequence ATGCGAATAGAGAAAGCAGTTCTGGCCGTTATCACAACGAACAAAGCAAAGATTGATGGCGGTGCACCTATTTTCCTTTGTGATACTTCGGAAGAGATGGAGAATGTAGCTAAGAACTTAGAGGCCATCTTAGATGGAATCAGTCACGCACTAAGTAATGAGATGCAAATCATCGTCAAGCATTAG